One candidate division WOR-3 bacterium genomic window, GCGAGCCCATTTCTTAAAGTAGAAGTAGTCAATAAAAAATTGACCAATGCCAAAAATTAAAGAGAGGGTTAAAAATATAAAAGCGCATATTAAAATATGTTTATCGCAAACGCTGATTTTCTTGATGAAATCGCCGTTTCCGAAAACAATTGCTAAAACCGAAAGGAAGGCGGCGTCAACGAGGATAAGTTGTCTGGTTAGTTCTCTAAAAACTTCATTTGTTTCTTTTCTATAGCTTTCAGCGTAATCCTCAAATTTTCTCTGTTGTTCTTTAAGATAATCACTCATTATTTTACTTGCGGTCAGCCCTATTTGTTCCACCGCCTTGGTTGCTTTGCGAATCTGGTTTGTCACCCCCGGAGGTTCCTGTTGCATTCCCCGATGAATCGGGTTTATGATTCGGTGGCGGCGGGTCTGTATAAGTTGGATTTCCCAACCCCTTGTCCCTTTCTTCTGCTGTTTTTTTTGGGTTTTTGTCATCTATCATATCCTTACCTCCTAAAACTTAATTTTTGTTCTTTGGTCATAGGCTCAATGTCCTGTTTGCTATATAATGCCTGCCGCCTATTATTCGTGGTCTTAGTTTAACCGCGGGGGCATTAGTCTGTCAACTTTGGAGCCGGTTTGCCGAGGACTTTTGCGACGATTTCGGACGCGGTGGTGTATTCCGGGTAGCGGGTGTAGACATAGCGAAGGAGCTGGGTTAAGGGGAGGGAGGCGAAGTTGGTTTTGACAATCTGTAAGCCGGGGAGGAGGTTTTTTTTCTGCCGGGAGGCGGTCTGGGCGAGAAGGCGGGCGATTTGTTTGCCCTGCGGGGTGAGGGTGAAGGCGAGGTTGACGGCGTCCAGGCGTTCGGTGGCGGTGATGCCGGAGTTGAGGGTGGCAAGGAAGGTTGCCAGGGCGCGGTCAAGGTTGATGATGGGCACACCTTCGGGGTCAAGGGGATGGGCGGTGATGATGCCGAGGTCGGTGAGGGTTTTAAGGTCGGTGTAGAGTTCGGGGCTGAATGGCCCGAGTTTGTAGGGGACAAAGCGGTAGGGGTTTTTTATGACTGTGTCAAGGGCGAGTTCCTGGAAGGCGATGAAGAGGAGTTTGGTGATGCGGGTGATGCCGAGGATGGGTTCGCAGAGTTTGCCCGAGATGCCGCGCAGGTAGAGGAGGAGTAAAAGGATGTCTTTGCGGTCGGTAAGGCGGATGCTTGCGGGACGGGTTTTGAGCTGGGCAATGCGCCGGGAGTAGGTCCGGCGGTCTTTTTCGGTGAGTCTGGTCTGGAGTTTTTGCCAGAGGGGGCTGGGGTCAAGTCCGTTCAGGTAGTGTTCAATTTCCTGGCGGAGCTGGTTGAGGAGGAATTGAATCTGTTTATCTTGCATATTTTTCCCTCCGGATGCGGCGCTGGCGCATCTTTTGTAGTTTTTTGATGCCGCGGTTGAGGCGCATCGCCGCGGCGTTTTCCGGGATGCCGAGGGCACGGGCAACTTCGGGGAGTTTTAAGCCGAGGATATGGCGCAGGGTGATTGCCTCGCGCTGGGTCCGGGGCAACTGGTTGAGGTCGTGGTAGAGGTGTTTGAGTTCTGCGGCGGTTTCAAAGCGGGTTTCAAGGGGCGGGGTGGCGAGTTTGTGTTCCGGGCAGGTTTCCAGCGGTAGGGTGGGCAGGCGGCGTTTGTGTGCGCGGTGGTGTTTGCGGATGCGGTTTAAGGCAACCCGGTAAACATAGGTGGACAGTTTTGCCTCACCGCGGAACTTTTTTATGCCCCGGGCAAGGTCTTCAAAGGTTTCAATCGCACAGTCTTCGGCTTCCGCGGTGTCGGCGATGTGGGATAAAGCAAGCGCCATTACCGGTCGCCAGAAGGTGTGGAACAGTTTTTCAAAGGCACCGGGCTTTTCCGCTTTGAGTTCCTGGACGAGTTGGGCATGTTCATCGGGCACCGGTAGAGGATATTGTGCCATTTGGTGTCGTCAAGGTAAGAGGGCACGGACATTATGTTCTATCTGTTCGAGGACGGTTTCGTTTAAGCCCTGTTTTGCCCAGTACTGGCGCAGAATTTGGATTTGCCGGTCGCCGGTTTTGCCGGAGTAGCGCCGGGCGGTTGCCCAGACTTTTCTGCCGTAGGTGAGGTAGTGGACAAGAAATAGGGAGGGGACATTTTGTTCGGCGAGGACGGTTCTTACCTTCTGGTCAACAAGGGCAATCCGGCTCTGGGCAATCGCATAGTTGTCTATCATCTGTTTTATCGTTTCGCTGGGCAGGACCCCTGCCATATTGCGGACGACTTTTCTTCGGTAGCGTTCAATTGCGTCTTTTGTTTTGCGCATCGGTTTCTCCTTTCTTTTTTCGACCTTTTAGAGCCACTTTTTTTAAAAAATTAACGCGGTTTTTTTGGGTCTTATCGGTCTTTGGGTTGTAAGTTTCTTGTTTGTTTGTGGTTATGGAGTTGAGTTCTGGGACGGGAAGGGTATCGGGAACGGAGGAGGGGATTGTTTCGGGGGTTGTTTGACAGGTGGGTCTGGTGGTTATATAATATCGGACAAGGGCGATTAGCTCAGTTGGCGAGAGCGCCTCCCTTACAAGGAGGAGGTCACCTGTTCAATTCAGGTATCGCCCATTGGGGGTTTTAGGGTCGCTTGTTTGTGAATCTCCTGTCCGTGTTGTGATGTCTAATAGTATCAGGGGGTAGGGATGGGAAGTGGTGGTTTTGATAAGTTACATATTTTCAATGTGAAGCGGTATTATAAAAAGGAGGAACAGTATGAAGATTAAACCCTTACAGGACCGCATCCTTGTGGAGCGGGTTGAAGAAGAGGTTAAGAAGGGCGGTATCATAATTCCGGATACCGCAAAGGAGAAGCCGCAACAGGGTAAGGTGATTGCGGTTGGACCGGGCAGGATTGATGAGAAGGGGAACCGGATTCCGATGGAGGTGAAGAAGGGCGACTACATCCTGTTCGGGAAGTACTCCGGTAATGAGATTCGGATTGACGACAATGAGTATCTGATTATGCGCGAGGACGATGTCCTGGCGATTATTGAAAAGGAAAAATAAAGCGGAGGTATGAAAAATGGCAGCAAAGGATTTACGGTTTGAAGAAGAGGCAAGACGCGCAATTTTGCGCGGTGCCGAGAAACTGGCTCATGCGGTCAAGGTTACCCTTGGTCCGCGGGGGCACAATGTTTTGATTGAGAAGAAGTGGGGCGCGCCCACCGTGACCAAGGACGGTGTCACGGTTGCCAAGGAGATTGAACTGGAAGACAAGTTTGAGAATATGGGCGCGCAGATGATTAAGGAGGTGGCGTCGAAGACCTCGGATGTGGCGGGTGATGGCACGACTACGGCAACGGTGCTGGCAGAGGCAATCTATCGTGAGGGTTTGAAGAATGTGACCGCGGGTGCGAATTCGATGGCGTTGAAGCGGGGTATTGACAAGGCGGTTGAGGCGGCGGTTGCGGAACTGAAGCGGATTTCGAAGAAAGCCTCGGGCCGGGAGGAGATTGAACGGGTGGCGACGATTTCGGCAAACAACGATAAGGAAATCGGGAAGTTGATTGCCGATGCGATGGAGAAAGTTGGCAAAGAGGGCGTGATTACGGTGGAAGAGGCGAAGTCGGTTGAGACGACGCTTGAGGTGGTGGAGGGTATGCAGTTTGACCGTGGCTACCTTTCACCTTACTTTGCCCTTGAGCCCGGGACAACTTCGCCCCAGAATCAGAAGATGGAGGCGATTCTTGAGGATGCGTTTGTCCTTTTGTATGAGAAGAAGATATCTTCAATGCGCGACCTTTTGCCGATTCTTGAGAAGGTGGCGCAGCGGGGCAAGCCCATCCTCGTGATTGCCGAAGAGGTTGAGGGCGAGGCGCTTGCCGGTCTGGTGGTGAACCACATCAAGGGCACCCTGCGGTGCTGTGCGGTGAAGGCACCGGGCTATGGCGACCGGCGCCGGGCGATGCTGGAGGATATCGCGGTCCTGACCGGAGGGCGGTTGATTTCTGAGGATTTGGGTATCAAACTGGAGAACATCCAGATTTCGGACCTCGGCATTGCCAAGCGGGTGGTGATTGACAAGGAGAATACGACGATTGTTGAGGGTGCGGGCAAGAAGGCGGACATCCAGGCGCGCATCGAGCAGATTCGCAAGCAGATTGAGGAGACGAAGTCGGACTACGACCGGGAGAAGTTGCAGGAGCGGCTGGCGAAGCTTGCCGGCGGCGTTGCGGTCATCAATGTTGGTGCGGCAACTGAGGTGGAGATGAAGGCGAAGAAGGCGCTGGTTGAGGATGCGCTCCATGCGACCCGGGCGGCGGTTGAAGAGGGCGTGGTGCCAGGCGGCGGTGTGGCGCTCGTGCGCTGCATTCCGGCGGTGGAGAAACTGAAACTGGAAGGCGACGAGTTGATTGGCGCAAACATTGTCAAGCGGGCGCTCGAGGAGCCAATCCGGCAGCTGGCGCAGAACGCCGGGGTTGACGGCTCAATCGTGTTCAATCGGGTCAAAGAGGAGAAGGCGAACTTCGGGTTCAACTGTGAGACCCTGGAGTATGGCGATATGTTTGAGATGGGTATCATTGACCCGACGAAGGTGACCCGGGTGGCGCTGCAGAATGCGGCGAGCGTTGCCGGGTTGATGATTACGACCGAGTGCGCCATCGCCGAGTTGCCCGAGAAGGAGAAGGCACCACCGATGCCAGGCGGTGGCTACGGCGGTGAGTACTAATTAGGCGGTAACGGGGGCGGGAGGTTTCCCGCCCCCAAACCGAAAGCAAACTATGCCAACTTACGAATACCGATGCCGCAAGTGCGGACATAAGTTCAGTCAGTTTCAGAAAATCACCGAGCCGGCATTAAAAAACTGTCCGAAGTGTCAAGGGAGAAATTGCGTTGAACGGCTGATTTCCGGCGGCAGTGGCTTGATTTTTAAGGGCTCGGGGTTTTACATTACGGACTATAAAAATAAGAGTTCTGCCGGAGAAAAGAAGCCGGAAAAGGGTGGCGAGAAGAAGTCGGGGACAGGCGACAACACCCCTTAAAAGTTCCTGTTTAACAATTTCGGCGGCAGATAATTAAGTCATTGATATTTTGAAGGTTAGTTGATTAAAAATTATTTAAAATAGTTGCTTGACAAGAGAGAAATTTTGTGTATCTTTTAATTACAGAGGTATCGCTCTTTGATAATTCGGATGTAACCCAAGCGTGCTCGGGTTGTGCTATGTGAAAAATTCCTTCTAAGCTTTCGCTTGGAGGGTTTGATCCTGGCTCAGGACTAGCGCTGGCGGTGTGTCTTAGACATGCAAGTCGAGCGGGGCGCAGTGTGGTAGCAATACCGTGCTGCGCTTAGCGGCGAACGGGTGAGTAATACAGGGGTAACCACCCCCAAGGAGGAGAATAACCCACCGAAAGGTGGGCTAATACTCCATGTGCTGACCGGGAGGCATCTTCCGGTCAGGAAAGGTGCCGCAAGGTGCCGCCTTGGGACGGGCTCCTGGCCTATCAGCTTGATGGCGGGGTAAAGGCCCACCATGGCTGAGACGGGTAGCTGGCGTGAGAGCGTGACCAGCCACAGGGGAACTGAGACACGGTCCCCACTCCTACGGGAGGCAGCAGTCTAGAAATTTGGGCAATGGGCGAAAGCCTGACCCAGCGACACCGCGTGGAGGATGAAGTCCTTCGGGATGTAAACTCCTGTCAGGGGGAACGAAGCCCGTCTTTGACGGGTGACGGTACTCCCAGAGGAAGCCCCGGCTAACTACGTGCCAGCAGCCGCGGTAATACGTAGGGGGCGAGCGCTGTCCGGATTCACTGGGCGTAAAGGGTGTGTAGGCGGACAGGCGGGTCGATGGTGAAAGCCCCCGGCTCAACCGGGGAACTGCCGTCGAAACTACCTGTCTTGAGGGCAGGAGAGGGAGCTGGAACTTCCGGTGTAGCGGTAAAATGCGTGGATATCGGAAGGAACGCCGATGGCGAAGGCAGGCTCCTGGAATGCCCCTGACGCTGAAACACGAAAGCTAGGGGAGCAAACAGGATTAGATACCCTGGTAGTCCTAGCCGTAAACGATGCACACTGGGCGTGGGGCGTCTTGCCCTGTGCCGTAGCTAACGCGTTAAGTGTGCCGCCTGGGGACTACGGCCGCAAGGTTGAAACTCAAAGGAATTGACGGGGACCCGCACAAGCGGTGGAGGATGTGGTTTAATTCGATGCTACGCGAAGAACCTTACCTGGGTTTGACATGCTGGTGGTAGCGACCCGAAAGGGAAGCGACCCGGGATTTTCCCGGGAGCCAGCACAGGTGCTGCATGGCTGTCGTCAGCTCGTGCCGTGAGGTGTATGGTTAAGTCCCACAACGAGCGCAACCCCTGCCCTTAGTTGCCAGCCCGCGAGGGGGCACTCTAAGGGGACTGCCTCCGTCAAGGAGGAGGAAGGTGGGGATGACGTCAAGTCAGCATGGCCTTTATGCCCAGGGCTACACA contains:
- a CDS encoding zinc ribbon domain-containing protein; the protein is MPTYEYRCRKCGHKFSQFQKITEPALKNCPKCQGRNCVERLISGGSGLIFKGSGFYITDYKNKSSAGEKKPEKGGEKKSGTGDNTP
- the groL gene encoding chaperonin GroEL (60 kDa chaperone family; promotes refolding of misfolded polypeptides especially under stressful conditions; forms two stacked rings of heptamers to form a barrel-shaped 14mer; ends can be capped by GroES; misfolded proteins enter the barrel where they are refolded when GroES binds); its protein translation is MAAKDLRFEEEARRAILRGAEKLAHAVKVTLGPRGHNVLIEKKWGAPTVTKDGVTVAKEIELEDKFENMGAQMIKEVASKTSDVAGDGTTTATVLAEAIYREGLKNVTAGANSMALKRGIDKAVEAAVAELKRISKKASGREEIERVATISANNDKEIGKLIADAMEKVGKEGVITVEEAKSVETTLEVVEGMQFDRGYLSPYFALEPGTTSPQNQKMEAILEDAFVLLYEKKISSMRDLLPILEKVAQRGKPILVIAEEVEGEALAGLVVNHIKGTLRCCAVKAPGYGDRRRAMLEDIAVLTGGRLISEDLGIKLENIQISDLGIAKRVVIDKENTTIVEGAGKKADIQARIEQIRKQIEETKSDYDREKLQERLAKLAGGVAVINVGAATEVEMKAKKALVEDALHATRAAVEEGVVPGGGVALVRCIPAVEKLKLEGDELIGANIVKRALEEPIRQLAQNAGVDGSIVFNRVKEEKANFGFNCETLEYGDMFEMGIIDPTKVTRVALQNAASVAGLMITTECAIAELPEKEKAPPMPGGGYGGEY
- the groES gene encoding co-chaperone GroES, yielding MKIKPLQDRILVERVEEEVKKGGIIIPDTAKEKPQQGKVIAVGPGRIDEKGNRIPMEVKKGDYILFGKYSGNEIRIDDNEYLIMREDDVLAIIEKEK
- a CDS encoding sigma-70 family RNA polymerase sigma factor, which produces MPDEHAQLVQELKAEKPGAFEKLFHTFWRPVMALALSHIADTAEAEDCAIETFEDLARGIKKFRGEAKLSTYVYRVALNRIRKHHRAHKRRLPTLPLETCPEHKLATPPLETRFETAAELKHLYHDLNQLPRTQREAITLRHILGLKLPEVARALGIPENAAAMRLNRGIKKLQKMRQRRIRREKYAR